A stretch of the Phycodurus eques isolate BA_2022a chromosome 15, UOR_Pequ_1.1, whole genome shotgun sequence genome encodes the following:
- the galt gene encoding galactose-1-phosphate uridylyltransferase isoform X2: MNRPWAGQVEKTPEERIPRYDPYNPLCPGNTRANGETNPEYKSTFIFENDFPAMQSDAPDPVSGHPLFQSKAARGVCKVMCFHPWSDISLPLMKKGEVVSVIDKWAELMEELGATYPWVQIFENKGAMMGCSNPHPHCQVWASSFLPNEPALSDRCQRAFYEKHKEPLLLQYAKQEVERKERVVVMNPHWLAVVPYWATWPYQLLLLPRRHVLRINELTTEERESLADIMKQLLTKYDNLFNVSFPYSMGWHGAPTGPYLKDDNSHWQLHAHYYPPLLRSATVKKFMVGYEILAQEQRDLTPEQAAERLRNLPDEHYKSRHGEEKCQCNVLIK; the protein is encoded by the exons ATGAACAGACCCTGGGCCGGTCAAGTGGAAAAAACTCCAGAGGAACGTATACCAAGATATGATCCTTACAATCCACTGTGTCCTGGAAACACACGAGCTAATGGAGAG ACAAATCCAGAATACAAGagcacttttatttttgaaaatgacttCCCTGCCATGCAGTCAGATGCTCCAGATCCTg TGTCAGGTCATCCATTGTTCCAATCTAAAGCTGCCAGAGGGGTGtg TAAGGTCATGTGTTTCCATCCCTGGTCTGACATCAGCCTCCCTCTGATGAAAAAAGGAGAAGTTGTCAGTGTGATTGACAAATGGGCGGAACTCATGGAAGAACTGGGTGCCACCTACCCATGGGTTCAG atcTTTGAAAATAAAGGAGCTATGATGGGTTGTTCCAATCCGCATCCGCATTGTCAG GTGTGGGCCAGCAGCTTCCTCCCAAATGAGCCAGCTCTGTCTGATCGCTGTCAGAGAGCGTTctatgaaaaacacaaagagcCGCTGCTGCTGCAATATGCCAAGCAAGAAGTTGAGAGAAAG GAACGGGTGGTGGTGATGAACCCTCATTGGTTGGCAGTGGTTCCTTACTGGGCGACGTGGCCCTACCAGTTGCTGCTGTTACCACGACGACATGTCCTCAGAATCAATGAGTTGACCACAGAGGAGAGGGAGA GTCTGGCTGACATTATGAAACAACTGCTAACCAAATATGACAATCTATTTAATGTGTCCTTTCCCTACTCCATGGGTTGGCATG gaGCCCCTACTGGTCCCTACTTAAAGGATGACAACTCCCATTGGCAGCTGCACGCTCACTACTACCCCCCTCTGCTGCGCTCAGCCACAGTTAAGAAGTTCATGGTCGGCTATGAAATACTTGCTCAGGAGCAGAGAGACCTCACTCCTGAACAG gcgGCAGAGAGGTTACGGAATCTACCAGATGAGCACTATAAAAGCAGACatggagaagaaaaatgtcaatGCAATGTATTGATCAAATAA
- the galt gene encoding galactose-1-phosphate uridylyltransferase isoform X1 has product MSGPETHFDPKEHQHLRYNPLRDTWVLVSAHRMNRPWAGQVEKTPEERIPRYDPYNPLCPGNTRANGETNPEYKSTFIFENDFPAMQSDAPDPVSGHPLFQSKAARGVCKVMCFHPWSDISLPLMKKGEVVSVIDKWAELMEELGATYPWVQIFENKGAMMGCSNPHPHCQVWASSFLPNEPALSDRCQRAFYEKHKEPLLLQYAKQEVERKERVVVMNPHWLAVVPYWATWPYQLLLLPRRHVLRINELTTEERESLADIMKQLLTKYDNLFNVSFPYSMGWHGAPTGPYLKDDNSHWQLHAHYYPPLLRSATVKKFMVGYEILAQEQRDLTPEQAAERLRNLPDEHYKSRHGEEKCQCNVLIK; this is encoded by the exons ATGAGTGGCCCCGAAACCCATTTTGATCCAAAAG AGCACCAGCACCTGAGGTATAACCCTCTAAGAGACACTTGGGTCCTGGTCTCAGCCCACCGTATGAACAGACCCTGGGCCGGTCAAGTGGAAAAAACTCCAGAGGAACGTATACCAAGATATGATCCTTACAATCCACTGTGTCCTGGAAACACACGAGCTAATGGAGAG ACAAATCCAGAATACAAGagcacttttatttttgaaaatgacttCCCTGCCATGCAGTCAGATGCTCCAGATCCTg TGTCAGGTCATCCATTGTTCCAATCTAAAGCTGCCAGAGGGGTGtg TAAGGTCATGTGTTTCCATCCCTGGTCTGACATCAGCCTCCCTCTGATGAAAAAAGGAGAAGTTGTCAGTGTGATTGACAAATGGGCGGAACTCATGGAAGAACTGGGTGCCACCTACCCATGGGTTCAG atcTTTGAAAATAAAGGAGCTATGATGGGTTGTTCCAATCCGCATCCGCATTGTCAG GTGTGGGCCAGCAGCTTCCTCCCAAATGAGCCAGCTCTGTCTGATCGCTGTCAGAGAGCGTTctatgaaaaacacaaagagcCGCTGCTGCTGCAATATGCCAAGCAAGAAGTTGAGAGAAAG GAACGGGTGGTGGTGATGAACCCTCATTGGTTGGCAGTGGTTCCTTACTGGGCGACGTGGCCCTACCAGTTGCTGCTGTTACCACGACGACATGTCCTCAGAATCAATGAGTTGACCACAGAGGAGAGGGAGA GTCTGGCTGACATTATGAAACAACTGCTAACCAAATATGACAATCTATTTAATGTGTCCTTTCCCTACTCCATGGGTTGGCATG gaGCCCCTACTGGTCCCTACTTAAAGGATGACAACTCCCATTGGCAGCTGCACGCTCACTACTACCCCCCTCTGCTGCGCTCAGCCACAGTTAAGAAGTTCATGGTCGGCTATGAAATACTTGCTCAGGAGCAGAGAGACCTCACTCCTGAACAG gcgGCAGAGAGGTTACGGAATCTACCAGATGAGCACTATAAAAGCAGACatggagaagaaaaatgtcaatGCAATGTATTGATCAAATAA
- the sigmar1 gene encoding sigma non-opioid intracellular receptor 1 produces MALFRSCCRLLVFVGVAVLAVLLLRHWLVTKQYIFNHDDIAKLAKQYAGQDHEQAYSKLVVELRKRYPGHILPDEDLEWVFLRAGGFMGSICVLHASLTEYVILFGTGIDTSGHSGRYWADISDTLVSGTFRRWKEGSTKNELFYPGDTVMHQMGEAAGVQWTAGTWMVEYGRGFIPSTLAIALADTLFCTQDFVTLFQTFKVYGKSMLLEMGTMLADAGVF; encoded by the exons ATGGCTCTATTCCGTTCGTGTTGTCGCCTCTTGGTTTTTGTCGGAGTTGCCGTCCTTGCCGTATTGCTGCTGAGACACTGGCTGGTCACCaagcagtacattttcaaccaCGACGACATCGCCAAACTGGCCAAACAGTACGCGG GGCAGGACCACGAGCAGGCCTATTCAAAACTGGTGGTCGAGCTCAGGAAGAG GTATCCCGGCCACATCCTGCCAGATGAAGACCTGGAGTGGGTTTTTCTGAGGGCTGGAGGCTTCATGGGTTCCATATGTGTTCTCCATGCCTCCCTCACAGAATATGTGATACTCTTTGGTACTGGAATAGATACATCAGGACACTCAG GTCGTTACTGGGCTGACATTTCTGACACCCTTGTCTCTGGTACCTTCAGAAGGTGGAAGGAGGGAAGTACAAAGAATGAACTTTTCTATCCTG GTGACACAGTCATGCACCAGATGGGTGAGGCTGCAGGGGTCCAGTGGACTGCCGGGACATGGATGGTTGAGTACGGCCGAGGTTTCATCCCGTCCACGCTGGCTATAGCTCTGGCCGACACTCTGTTCTGCACCCAGGACTTTGTCACCTTGTTTCAGACTTTCAAAGTCTACGGAAAATCGATGCTGTTGGAGATGGGAACAATGCTCGCTGACGCCGGAGTGTTCTAA